In a genomic window of Callithrix jacchus isolate 240 chromosome 22, calJac240_pri, whole genome shotgun sequence:
- the LOC118150237 gene encoding multidrug resistance-associated protein 1, translating to MGRTGAGKSSLTLGFVRINEFAEGTIIIDDITIAKIGLHNLCFKISSPRWGLGATQEDPVLLSRSFCMKLDPFSQYSDSLDVPGAGSPEGLRISPS from the exons ATGGGGCGGACGGGGGCAGGGAAGTCGTCCCTGACCCTGGGCTTCGTTCGGATCAACGAGTTTGCCGAAGGAACGATCATCATCGATGACATCACCATTGCCAAGATCGGCCTGCACAACCTCTGCTTCAAGATTTCATCCCCCAGATGGGGTCTGGGTGCTACCCAAGAG GACCCTGTTTTGCTTTCGCGTTCCTTCTGCATGAAGCTGGACCCGTTCAGCCAGTACTCAGATAGTCTGGACGTCCCTGGAGCTGGCTCACCTGAAGGACTTCGCATCAGCCCTTCCTGA